The nucleotide window CAGCTGCTGGGCATGCGCGCCTGGTCGGCGGCGATCTGGCGCACCACGCGAAAGCCGTAGCCCGAGCCTTCCACGTCGAACTGCACGCCGGGCGCGCCAACGCGGTCCATCACGCCCACCACCAGCTGCTGCTGGAACTGGTGGTCCTCGGCGCGCATGCGCCCACTCTGGCCGGCCAGGGTGACGTCGGCCGCCTCCAGCGCCCTTGCCACAGCCACGGCGTCCAGGCTGGCCGCGCGCTCCATGGCCTGGGCCAGCGCCTCGACCATGAGCTGCATGCGCATGTGCACGTAGTCGTCGCGCGGATCGGGAAAGCGCTGGCGAAAGGACTTGTAGAAAGCTTCACTGCCGGCGGTGGGCAGATTGGGCAGCCAGTCGGCCACGGCCACCACCTTGCCCACGCCCGCATCGCCCAGCGCCGCCGGCGCGCCCAGGGCGTTGCCGTAGAAGGTGTAGAACATGCCGTCATAGCCCACCTCGCGCGCAGCCTTGACCAGCAGCGTCAGATCGTTGCCCCAGTTGCCAGTGATGACGGCCTGCGCGCCGCTGGCCTTGATCTTCACGGCATAGGGCGCGAAATCCTTGACGCGGCCCACCGGGTGCAGCTCCTCGCCGACCACCGCCACGTCCGGCCGCTGGCTGGCAAGCTGGCGCCGTGCCTCGCGCAGCACGGCCTGGCCGAAGCTGTAGTCCTGCCCGATCAGGTAGACCTGCGACAGCCGGCGGTCCTCGCGCAGCACATCCATCAGCGCCGTCATGCGCATGTCGGCGTGGGCGTCGAAGCGGAAGTGCCAGAAACTGCAGCGCTCGTTGGTCAGGCTGGGCTCAACGGCGGAGTAATTCAGCAGCAGCACGCGCTTGTCGGGCTCGCGCTGGTTGTGCTTGTTGATGGCCTCGATCAGCACGGAGGCAATGGCCGAGGAGTTGCCCTGCAGGATCACGCGCGCGCCGTCGTCGATGGCCGCGCGCAGCGCCGACAAGGCCTCCTCGCTGCTGCCCTTGCTGTCGTAGCGCGCCAATTGCAGCAGCCGCGCGCCTCCCGCTGCAGCCGGCAGGCGCACCCCGCCGCGCGAATTCACGCGCTCCACCGCCCAGGCGATGTTGCGAAAGACAGCCTCGCCGGTGTTGGCGAAGCTGCCGGAGAGGCTTTCCACCAGAGCCAGGCGGATCGGGCCGCTGGCGGCAATGGGTTGTGCATGCCCCGCCAATGTGGAGGCGGCGGTCAGAAGCATTGCGCAAGCCGAGAGAGCGCTGCGCCGGGTTAGATGCGACATGGGTGGCTACCGATAGGAAAAAACAGGCCGCTGGACGGGAAAACGGCGATTGTGCGAACGCATTGCGACCGTGTGCGGCTCATGTCCTCAGAAAGTCGATGCAAAACCAATGCCGGCAAAAGCGCTCTTGATCGGCCAATTTTGCCGGCAGAAGCGCGGCGATCGGAGAAATTGCGCACACGTTGGCACCACGATGAAAACTCCGCGCCAACAGCCCCTCAACTGCGCCCAACTTCTTGAAACATGAGCCAAAAAGCCCGCTCCTGGCGCTGAAGATGCGCACAAGACGACAGCGCCCGCTACGGAAGAGCGGGCGCACGGGTTTGAAAGGGGGCTGCGGCACTCGGCCGCAAACAGAAATGCGAACGCGGCCGTCTCAACGCTGCGCGGGCTCTACAGCTTCCCGCTCTTGCAGCGGCACCAGGCGTGCCTGCGCAGCCGACGCGCCGCTGCCAGCGGGCAGTACCGGCACATAGCGCTCGAACAACTGAAAAAAGCGCCCGTAGAACTGCGGGTCGCTGATGGTCTCGCTGCCGACCTTGACCAGGGTGTCCTCGGTTGCGCTGAAGGGCAGCGACACCGAGCCGATCCCGCCCACGCCCAGCGAGGCCGAGTTGTTGACCTTCTTGACCACATAGCGGTCCTGCACGGCGCTGGCGAAGGCCGAGGCGCGCTCGTCATGGCTGCCCTCGGCCGCGCAGACCACACGCATCTCCACCGTGTAGTGCGTCTCCGGGCTGGGCTGGTAGAACTTGCGGGCCGCCACCAGCTCCTGCGTGGCCGAGTGCACCACATAGCCCTGGCTCAGCAGAGCGCGCCGCGCCGCCTCGCAGGTGCCCTCCTGCGAGGCCTGGATGTGGCGCGTGTACATGCTGGTGTTGTCGAAATCGTTGGGCGTGAAGCCCACGGGCGCGCGCTCCAACCCCGGAACGCTCTCGGGCAGGGATGAGCAGGCAGCCAGCAGGGCCACGGCGACGGCGGGCGCCGCGCGCTGGCAGAGCGAGAGAAAAAAGCGGTTCAGGCAGGGCATGGGGTGCGGCCGCGGCGCCGCGGCGAAAGGATGCGGGAGCGAGGAAAAAAGCAGTTGTGCGCAGCGCCCAGGGCGCCCCTTGAAAAGGCCGGGCGCCATGCCTACGTGGGGACCTGAGCGCGCGCCGGCCGGGTCAGCCCGGCGGCAGACGCCCCATCCGCATCTTCAGCAAGGACCTACACCATGATTTTCGCACCCGTATTGCGCCGTACCACCATCGTCAACCCGCGCGCCGCCGATCTGGCGCTGCAGCGCTTCCTGCAGGGCGCCATGCACAGCGCCGGCGCGCAGATCCAGCAGGACGACAAGACCATCACCCTGGCGCTGGACGTGCCCGGCCTGACGCGCGAGCAGCTGGCCGTCACCATCGAAGGCGCGCAGGTCCGCGTGGCAAGCGTCGACGGCGCGCCGCGCCAGGTCAGCCGCGCCTGGGAGTTCGCCCAGGACATCGACGCCACCGCCAGCTCGGCGCGCCTGGAAAACGGCGTGCTGACGCTCATCCTGGCCAAGGTGCTGCCCGAGAGCCGCAGCGCCACGCTGGCCATCCAGTAAGCGCCCGCCCCAGCGGCGTCGGTGAACGCCGGAGGCAGCCTGCGGGCCGCCTTTTTGCTTCTCTATTGATAGCTAAAGGCGCTTTATCCACGCCGACTGGAGGCTTAAATCTCCTCCAAAGCCCAGCGCGGCTTCACATCGAACAGGTAATCGCGCTGCGGCTGCGCCAGGCCAGCCTGCACCCGCATCGCAGCCGCCATGGCGATCATGGCGCCGTTGTCGGTGCACAGATGCAGCTCGGGGTAGTGCACGCGCACGCCGCGCTGCGCGCAGGCGGCGTCGAGCCGGCTGCGCAACTGCCGATTGGCGCCCACGCCGCCGGCAACCACCACGCGCCGCAGACCGGTGGATTGCAACGCCGCCAACGTTTTCTTCACCAGCACGTC belongs to Melaminivora suipulveris and includes:
- a CDS encoding DUF2242 domain-containing protein — protein: MPCLNRFFLSLCQRAAPAVAVALLAACSSLPESVPGLERAPVGFTPNDFDNTSMYTRHIQASQEGTCEAARRALLSQGYVVHSATQELVAARKFYQPSPETHYTVEMRVVCAAEGSHDERASAFASAVQDRYVVKKVNNSASLGVGGIGSVSLPFSATEDTLVKVGSETISDPQFYGRFFQLFERYVPVLPAGSGASAAQARLVPLQEREAVEPAQR
- a CDS encoding Hsp20/alpha crystallin family protein, whose amino-acid sequence is MIFAPVLRRTTIVNPRAADLALQRFLQGAMHSAGAQIQQDDKTITLALDVPGLTREQLAVTIEGAQVRVASVDGAPRQVSRAWEFAQDIDATASSARLENGVLTLILAKVLPESRSATLAIQ
- a CDS encoding branched-chain amino acid ABC transporter substrate-binding protein, yielding MLLTAASTLAGHAQPIAASGPIRLALVESLSGSFANTGEAVFRNIAWAVERVNSRGGVRLPAAAGGARLLQLARYDSKGSSEEALSALRAAIDDGARVILQGNSSAIASVLIEAINKHNQREPDKRVLLLNYSAVEPSLTNERCSFWHFRFDAHADMRMTALMDVLREDRRLSQVYLIGQDYSFGQAVLREARRQLASQRPDVAVVGEELHPVGRVKDFAPYAVKIKASGAQAVITGNWGNDLTLLVKAAREVGYDGMFYTFYGNALGAPAALGDAGVGKVVAVADWLPNLPTAGSEAFYKSFRQRFPDPRDDYVHMRMQLMVEALAQAMERAASLDAVAVARALEAADVTLAGQSGRMRAEDHQFQQQLVVGVMDRVGAPGVQFDVEGSGYGFRVVRQIAADQARMPSSCRMQRP